A single genomic interval of Orcinus orca chromosome 19, mOrcOrc1.1, whole genome shotgun sequence harbors:
- the ERBB2 gene encoding receptor tyrosine-protein kinase erbB-2 isoform X4, translated as MELAAWCRWGLLLALLPPGAAGTQVCTGTDMKLRPLASPETHLDMLRHLYQGCQVVQGNLELTYLPANASLSFLQEIQEVQGYVLIAQNRVSQVPLQRLRIVRGTQLFEDNYALAVLDNGGLLEGAPPAARAAPGGLQELQLRSLTEILKGGVLIQRNPQLCHQDTIVWKDIFHRNNQLALMQIDTNRSRACPPCSPACKAPHCWGESSKDCQSLTRTVCASGCARCKGPQPTDCCHEQCAAGCTGPKHSDCLACLHFNHSGICELHCPALVTYNTDTFESMPNPEGRYTFGASCVTTCPYNYLSTDVGSCTLVCPLNNQEVTAEDGTQRCEKCSKPCARVCYGLGMEHLREVRAVTSANIQEFAGCKKIFGSLAFVPESFEGDQASNTAPLQPEQLRVFESLEEITGYLYISAWPDSLPDLHVFQNLRVIRGRVLHDGAYSLTLQGLGIRWLGLRSLRELGSGLALIHRNARLCFVHTVPWDQLFRNPHQALLHSANRPEVECVPSDPFLLTAVGEGLACYPLCAHGHCWGPGPTQCVNCSQFLRGQQCVEECRVLQGLPREYVKDRYCLPCHPECQPQNGSVTCFGSEADQCVACTHYKDPPFCVARCPSGVKPDLSFMPIWKFPDEEGMCQPCPINCTHSCVDLDDKGCPAEQRASPVTSIIAAVVGILLVVVVGLVFGILVKRRRQKIRKYTMRRLLQETELVEPLTPSGAMPNQAQMRILKETELRKVKVLGSGAFGTVYKGIWIPDGENVKIPVAIKVLRENTSPKANKEILDEAYVMAGVGSPYVSRLLGICLTSTVQLVTQLMPYGCLLDHVREHRGRLGSQDLLNWCVQIAKGMSYLEDVRLVHRDLAARNVLVKSPNHVKITDFGLARLLDIDETEYHADGGKVPIKWMALESILRRRFTHQSDVWSYGVTVWELMTFGAKPYDGIPAREIPDLLEKGERLPQPPICTIDVYMIMVKCWMIDSECRPRFRELVAEFSRMARDPQRFVVIQNEDLGPPSPLDSTFYRSLLEDDDMGDLVDAEEYLVPQQGFFCPDPAPGSGGTAHHRHRSTSTRSGGGELTLGLEPSEEEPPTSPLAPSEGAGSDVFDGDLGMGAAKGLQNLPQHDSSPLQRYSEDPTEPLPPETDGYVAPLTYSPQPEYVNQPEVRPQPPSPLEGPRPPPRPAGSTLERPKTLSPGKNGVVKDIFAFGAAVENPEYLAPRGRAAPQSHSSPAFSPAFDNLYYWDQDPSERGSPPSTFEGTPTAENPEYLGLDMPV; from the exons ATGGAGCTGGCGGCCTGGTGCCGCTGGGGGCTCCTCCTCGCCCTCCTGCCCCCCGGAGCCGCGGGCACCCAag TGTGCACCGGCACAGACATGAAGCTGCGGCCGCTGGCCAGTCCCGAGACCCACCTGGACATGCTCCGCCACCTCTACCAGGGCTGTCAGGTGGTGCAGGGTAACCTGGAGCTCACCTACCTGCCCGCTAATGCCAGCCTTTCCTTCCTGCAG GAGATCCAGGAGGTGCAGGGCTACGTGCTCATCGCTCAGAACCGAGTGAGTCAGGTCCCCCTGCAGAGGCTGCGGATCGTGCGAGGCACCCAGCTCTTTGAGGACAACTATGCCCTGGCCGTGCTGGACAACGGAGGCCTTCTGGAAGGTGCCCCCCCTGCTGCACGCGCTGCTCCGGGAGGGCTGCAGGAGCTGCAGCTGCGAAGCCTCACAG AGATCCTGAAGGGAGGGGTCTTGATCCAGCGGaacccccagctctgccaccaggACACGATTGTGTGGAAGGACATCTTCCACAGGAACAACCAGCTGGCCCTCATGCAGATAGACACCAACCGCTCACGGGCCT GCCCACCCTGTTCTCCAGCTTGTAAAGCTCCCCACTGCTGGGGAGAAAGTTCCAAGGACTGTCAGAGCT TGACGCGAACCGTCTGTGCCAGCGGCTGTGCCCGCTGTAAGGGCCCGCAGCCCACCGACTGCTGCCACGAGCAGTGTGCTGCCGGCTGCACGGGCCCCAAGCACTCTGACTGTCTG GCCTGCCTCCACTTCAACCACAGTGGCATCTGTGAGCTGCACTGCCCAGCTCTGGTCACCTACAACACGGACACCTTCGAGTCCATGCCCAACCCCGAGGGCCGTTATACCTTCGGCGCCAGCTGCGTGACCACCTGTCCTT ACAACTACCTGTCCACGGACGTGGGATCCTGCACCCTGGTTTGTCCCCTGAACAACCAAGAGGTGACAGCTGAGGATGGAACCCAGCGGTGTGAGAAATGCAGCAAGCCCTGTGCCCGAG tGTGCTATGGTCTGGGCATGGAACACCTGCGGGAGGTGAGGGCGGTCACCAGTGCCAACATCCAGGAGTTTGCTGGCTGCAAGAAGATCTTTGGGAGCCTGGCGTTTGTGCCGGAGAGCTTTGAGGG GGACCAAGCCTCCAACACTGCCCCCCTACAGCCTGAGCAGCTCAGAGTATTTGAGTCTCTGGAGGAGATCACAG GTTACCTGTACATCTCAGCGTGGCCAGACAGCCTGCCGGACCTCCACGTCTTCCAGAATCTGCGAGTAATCCGGGGACGAGTTCTGCATGA TGGTGCCTACTCGCTGACCCTGCAAGGGCTGGGCATCCGCTGGCTGGGGCTGCGCTCTCTGCGGGAACTGGGCAGTGGGCTGGCCCTCATCCACCGCAACGCCCGCCTCTGCTTTGTACACACGGTGCCCTGGGACCAGCTCTTCCGGAACCCCCACCAGGCCCTGCTCCACAGTGCCAACCGGCCAGAGGTCGAGTGCG TCCCCTCTGACCCCTTCCTCCTCACTGCAGTGGGCGAGGGCCTGGCCTGCTACCCGCTGTGTGCCCACGGGCACTGCTGGGGTCCAGGGCCCACCCAGTGCGTCAACTGCAGCCAGTTCCTCCGGGGCCAGCAGTGCGTGGAAGAATGCCGAGTACTGCAGGG GCTCCCCCGGGAGTACGTGAAGGACAGGTACTGTCTGCCGTGCCACCCCGAGTGTCAGCCCCAGAATGGCTCAGTGACCTGCTTTGGCTCG gaggctgACCAGTGTGTGGCTTGCACCCACTACAAGGATCCTCCCTTCTGCGTGGCTCGCTGCCCCAGTGGTGTGAAGCCTGACCTCTCCTTCATGCCCATCTGGAAGTTCCCAGATGAGGAGGGCATGTGCCAGCCATGCCCCATCAACTGCACCCACTC CTGTGTGGACCTGGATGACAAGGGCTGCCCCGCTGAGCAGAGAGCCAG ccccgtgACGTCCATCATTGCCGCTGTGGTGGGCATTCTGCTGGTCGTCGTCGTGGGGCTGGTCTTCGGCATCCTCGTCAAGCGGCGGCGGCAGAAGATCCGAAAGTACACGATGCGGCGGCTGCTGCAGGAGACAGAG CTGGTGGAGCCCCTGACACCGAGCGGAGCGATGCCAAATCAGGCTCAGATGCGGATCCTGAAAGAGACAGAGCTGAGGAAGGTGAAGGTGCTTGGATCCGGAGCTTTTGGTACCGTCTACAAG gGCATCTGGATCCCCGATGGGGAAAATGTGAAAATCCCAGTGGCCATCAAAGTGTTGAGGGAAAACACATCCCCCAAAGCCAACAAAGAAATCTTGGAC GAAGCATATGTGATGGCTGGTGTAGGGTCCCCATACGTGTCCCGCCTTCTGGGCATCTGCCTGACATCCACGGTGCAGCTGGTGACACAGCTTATGCCCTATGGCTGCCTCCTAGACCACGTCCGGGAGCACCGCGGGCGCCTGGGCTCCCAGGACCTGCTGAACTGGTGTGTGCAGATTGCCAAG GGGATGAGCTACTTGGAGGATGTGCGGCTCGTGCACAGGGACCTAGCTGCCCGGAATGTGCTGGTCAAGAGTCCCAACCATGTCAAGATTACAGACTTCGGGCTGGCTCGGCTGCTGGACATTGATGAGACAGAGTACCATGCGGATGGGGGCAAG GTGCCCATCAAGTGGATGGCGTTGGAGTCCATTCTCCGCCGGCGGTTCACCCACCAGAGTGATGTGTGGAGCTATG GTGTGACTGTGTGGGAGCTGATGACTTTTGGGGCCAAACCTTACGATGGGATCCCAGCCCGGGAGATCCCTGACCTCCTGGAGAAGGGGGAGCGGCTGCCCCAGCCCCCCATCTGCACCATTGATGTCTACATGATCATGGTCAAAT gtTGGATGATCGACTCTGAATGTCGGCCAAGGTTCCGGGAGTTGGTGGCCGAATTCTCCCGCATGGCCAGGGACCCCCAGCGCTTTGTGGTCATCCAG AATGAAGACTTGggccctcccagccccttggACAGCACCTTCTACCGCTCGCTGCTGGAGGATGATGACATGGGGGACCTGGTGGATGCTGAGGAGTACCTGGTACCCCAGCAAGGCTTCTTCTGCCCAGACCCTGCCCCGGGCTCTGGGGGCACAGCCCACCACAGGCACCGCAGCACATCCACCAGG AGTGGCGGTGGTGAGCTGACGCTGGGTCTGGAGCCCTCGGAGGAGGAGCCCCCCACGTCTCCACTGGCACCTTCCGAAGGGGCTGGCTCTGATGTGTTTGACGGCGACTTGGGAATGGGGGCAGCCAAGGGGCTGCAGAACCTCCCCCAACATGACTCCAGCCCTCTACAGCGGTACAGCGAGGACCCCACAGAACCGCTTCCTCCCGAGACCGATGGCTACGTTGCCCCCCTGACCTACAGCCCCCAGCCCG AATACGTGAACCAGCCAGAGGTTCGGCCACAGCCCCCCTCACCCCTAGAGGGTCCTCGGCCTCCTCCTCGACCTGCCGGTTCCACTCTGGAAAGGCCCAAGACTCTCTCCCCTGGGAAGAATGGGGTTGTCAAAGACATTTTTGCCTTTGGGGCTGCCGTGGAGAACCCCGAGTACTTGGCACCCCGGGGCAGGGCTGCCCCTCAGTCCCACTCTTCTCCGGCCTTCAGCCCAGCCTTTGACAACCTCTATTACTGGGACCAGGACCCATCAGAGCGGGGCTCTCCACCCAGCACCTTTGAAGGGACCCCTACAGCAGAGAACCCTGAGTACCTGGGTCTGGACATGCCAGTATGA
- the ERBB2 gene encoding receptor tyrosine-protein kinase erbB-2 isoform X2, producing MELAAWCRWGLLLALLPPGAAGTQVCTGTDMKLRPLASPETHLDMLRHLYQGCQVVQGNLELTYLPANASLSFLQEIQEVQGYVLIAQNRVSQVPLQRLRIVRGTQLFEDNYALAVLDNGGLLEGAPPAARAAPGGLQELQLRSLTEILKGGVLIQRNPQLCHQDTIVWKDIFHRNNQLALMQIDTNRSRACPPCSPACKAPHCWGESSKDCQSLTRTVCASGCARCKGPQPTDCCHEQCAAGCTGPKHSDCLACLHFNHSGICELHCPALVTYNTDTFESMPNPEGRYTFGASCVTTCPYNYLSTDVGSCTLVCPLNNQEVTAEDGTQRCEKCSKPCARVCYGLGMEHLREVRAVTSANIQEFAGCKKIFGSLAFVPESFEGDQASNTAPLQPEQLRVFESLEEITGYLYISAWPDSLPDLHVFQNLRVIRGRVLHDGAYSLTLQGLGIRWLGLRSLRELGSGLALIHRNARLCFVHTVPWDQLFRNPHQALLHSANRPEVECVGEGLACYPLCAHGHCWGPGPTQCVNCSQFLRGQQCVEECRVLQGLPREYVKDRYCLPCHPECQPQNGSVTCFGSEADQCVACTHYKDPPFCVARCPSGVKPDLSFMPIWKFPDEEGMCQPCPINCTHSCVDLDDKGCPAEQRASPVTSIIAAVVGILLVVVVGLVFGILVKRRRQKIRKYTMRRLLQETELVEPLTPSGAMPNQAQMRILKETELRKVKGIWIPDGENVKIPVAIKVLRENTSPKANKEILDEAYVMAGVGSPYVSRLLGICLTSTVQLVTQLMPYGCLLDHVREHRGRLGSQDLLNWCVQIAKGMSYLEDVRLVHRDLAARNVLVKSPNHVKITDFGLARLLDIDETEYHADGGKVPIKWMALESILRRRFTHQSDVWSYGVTVWELMTFGAKPYDGIPAREIPDLLEKGERLPQPPICTIDVYMIMVKCWMIDSECRPRFRELVAEFSRMARDPQRFVVIQNEDLGPPSPLDSTFYRSLLEDDDMGDLVDAEEYLVPQQGFFCPDPAPGSGGTAHHRHRSTSTRSGGGELTLGLEPSEEEPPTSPLAPSEGAGSDVFDGDLGMGAAKGLQNLPQHDSSPLQRYSEDPTEPLPPETDGYVAPLTYSPQPEYVNQPEVRPQPPSPLEGPRPPPRPAGSTLERPKTLSPGKNGVVKDIFAFGAAVENPEYLAPRGRAAPQSHSSPAFSPAFDNLYYWDQDPSERGSPPSTFEGTPTAENPEYLGLDMPV from the exons ATGGAGCTGGCGGCCTGGTGCCGCTGGGGGCTCCTCCTCGCCCTCCTGCCCCCCGGAGCCGCGGGCACCCAag TGTGCACCGGCACAGACATGAAGCTGCGGCCGCTGGCCAGTCCCGAGACCCACCTGGACATGCTCCGCCACCTCTACCAGGGCTGTCAGGTGGTGCAGGGTAACCTGGAGCTCACCTACCTGCCCGCTAATGCCAGCCTTTCCTTCCTGCAG GAGATCCAGGAGGTGCAGGGCTACGTGCTCATCGCTCAGAACCGAGTGAGTCAGGTCCCCCTGCAGAGGCTGCGGATCGTGCGAGGCACCCAGCTCTTTGAGGACAACTATGCCCTGGCCGTGCTGGACAACGGAGGCCTTCTGGAAGGTGCCCCCCCTGCTGCACGCGCTGCTCCGGGAGGGCTGCAGGAGCTGCAGCTGCGAAGCCTCACAG AGATCCTGAAGGGAGGGGTCTTGATCCAGCGGaacccccagctctgccaccaggACACGATTGTGTGGAAGGACATCTTCCACAGGAACAACCAGCTGGCCCTCATGCAGATAGACACCAACCGCTCACGGGCCT GCCCACCCTGTTCTCCAGCTTGTAAAGCTCCCCACTGCTGGGGAGAAAGTTCCAAGGACTGTCAGAGCT TGACGCGAACCGTCTGTGCCAGCGGCTGTGCCCGCTGTAAGGGCCCGCAGCCCACCGACTGCTGCCACGAGCAGTGTGCTGCCGGCTGCACGGGCCCCAAGCACTCTGACTGTCTG GCCTGCCTCCACTTCAACCACAGTGGCATCTGTGAGCTGCACTGCCCAGCTCTGGTCACCTACAACACGGACACCTTCGAGTCCATGCCCAACCCCGAGGGCCGTTATACCTTCGGCGCCAGCTGCGTGACCACCTGTCCTT ACAACTACCTGTCCACGGACGTGGGATCCTGCACCCTGGTTTGTCCCCTGAACAACCAAGAGGTGACAGCTGAGGATGGAACCCAGCGGTGTGAGAAATGCAGCAAGCCCTGTGCCCGAG tGTGCTATGGTCTGGGCATGGAACACCTGCGGGAGGTGAGGGCGGTCACCAGTGCCAACATCCAGGAGTTTGCTGGCTGCAAGAAGATCTTTGGGAGCCTGGCGTTTGTGCCGGAGAGCTTTGAGGG GGACCAAGCCTCCAACACTGCCCCCCTACAGCCTGAGCAGCTCAGAGTATTTGAGTCTCTGGAGGAGATCACAG GTTACCTGTACATCTCAGCGTGGCCAGACAGCCTGCCGGACCTCCACGTCTTCCAGAATCTGCGAGTAATCCGGGGACGAGTTCTGCATGA TGGTGCCTACTCGCTGACCCTGCAAGGGCTGGGCATCCGCTGGCTGGGGCTGCGCTCTCTGCGGGAACTGGGCAGTGGGCTGGCCCTCATCCACCGCAACGCCCGCCTCTGCTTTGTACACACGGTGCCCTGGGACCAGCTCTTCCGGAACCCCCACCAGGCCCTGCTCCACAGTGCCAACCGGCCAGAGGTCGAGTGCG TGGGCGAGGGCCTGGCCTGCTACCCGCTGTGTGCCCACGGGCACTGCTGGGGTCCAGGGCCCACCCAGTGCGTCAACTGCAGCCAGTTCCTCCGGGGCCAGCAGTGCGTGGAAGAATGCCGAGTACTGCAGGG GCTCCCCCGGGAGTACGTGAAGGACAGGTACTGTCTGCCGTGCCACCCCGAGTGTCAGCCCCAGAATGGCTCAGTGACCTGCTTTGGCTCG gaggctgACCAGTGTGTGGCTTGCACCCACTACAAGGATCCTCCCTTCTGCGTGGCTCGCTGCCCCAGTGGTGTGAAGCCTGACCTCTCCTTCATGCCCATCTGGAAGTTCCCAGATGAGGAGGGCATGTGCCAGCCATGCCCCATCAACTGCACCCACTC CTGTGTGGACCTGGATGACAAGGGCTGCCCCGCTGAGCAGAGAGCCAG ccccgtgACGTCCATCATTGCCGCTGTGGTGGGCATTCTGCTGGTCGTCGTCGTGGGGCTGGTCTTCGGCATCCTCGTCAAGCGGCGGCGGCAGAAGATCCGAAAGTACACGATGCGGCGGCTGCTGCAGGAGACAGAG CTGGTGGAGCCCCTGACACCGAGCGGAGCGATGCCAAATCAGGCTCAGATGCGGATCCTGAAAGAGACAGAGCTGAGGAAGGTGAAG gGCATCTGGATCCCCGATGGGGAAAATGTGAAAATCCCAGTGGCCATCAAAGTGTTGAGGGAAAACACATCCCCCAAAGCCAACAAAGAAATCTTGGAC GAAGCATATGTGATGGCTGGTGTAGGGTCCCCATACGTGTCCCGCCTTCTGGGCATCTGCCTGACATCCACGGTGCAGCTGGTGACACAGCTTATGCCCTATGGCTGCCTCCTAGACCACGTCCGGGAGCACCGCGGGCGCCTGGGCTCCCAGGACCTGCTGAACTGGTGTGTGCAGATTGCCAAG GGGATGAGCTACTTGGAGGATGTGCGGCTCGTGCACAGGGACCTAGCTGCCCGGAATGTGCTGGTCAAGAGTCCCAACCATGTCAAGATTACAGACTTCGGGCTGGCTCGGCTGCTGGACATTGATGAGACAGAGTACCATGCGGATGGGGGCAAG GTGCCCATCAAGTGGATGGCGTTGGAGTCCATTCTCCGCCGGCGGTTCACCCACCAGAGTGATGTGTGGAGCTATG GTGTGACTGTGTGGGAGCTGATGACTTTTGGGGCCAAACCTTACGATGGGATCCCAGCCCGGGAGATCCCTGACCTCCTGGAGAAGGGGGAGCGGCTGCCCCAGCCCCCCATCTGCACCATTGATGTCTACATGATCATGGTCAAAT gtTGGATGATCGACTCTGAATGTCGGCCAAGGTTCCGGGAGTTGGTGGCCGAATTCTCCCGCATGGCCAGGGACCCCCAGCGCTTTGTGGTCATCCAG AATGAAGACTTGggccctcccagccccttggACAGCACCTTCTACCGCTCGCTGCTGGAGGATGATGACATGGGGGACCTGGTGGATGCTGAGGAGTACCTGGTACCCCAGCAAGGCTTCTTCTGCCCAGACCCTGCCCCGGGCTCTGGGGGCACAGCCCACCACAGGCACCGCAGCACATCCACCAGG AGTGGCGGTGGTGAGCTGACGCTGGGTCTGGAGCCCTCGGAGGAGGAGCCCCCCACGTCTCCACTGGCACCTTCCGAAGGGGCTGGCTCTGATGTGTTTGACGGCGACTTGGGAATGGGGGCAGCCAAGGGGCTGCAGAACCTCCCCCAACATGACTCCAGCCCTCTACAGCGGTACAGCGAGGACCCCACAGAACCGCTTCCTCCCGAGACCGATGGCTACGTTGCCCCCCTGACCTACAGCCCCCAGCCCG AATACGTGAACCAGCCAGAGGTTCGGCCACAGCCCCCCTCACCCCTAGAGGGTCCTCGGCCTCCTCCTCGACCTGCCGGTTCCACTCTGGAAAGGCCCAAGACTCTCTCCCCTGGGAAGAATGGGGTTGTCAAAGACATTTTTGCCTTTGGGGCTGCCGTGGAGAACCCCGAGTACTTGGCACCCCGGGGCAGGGCTGCCCCTCAGTCCCACTCTTCTCCGGCCTTCAGCCCAGCCTTTGACAACCTCTATTACTGGGACCAGGACCCATCAGAGCGGGGCTCTCCACCCAGCACCTTTGAAGGGACCCCTACAGCAGAGAACCCTGAGTACCTGGGTCTGGACATGCCAGTATGA
- the ERBB2 gene encoding receptor tyrosine-protein kinase erbB-2 isoform X3, protein MQIDTNRSRACPPCSPACKAPHCWGESSKDCQSLTRTVCASGCARCKGPQPTDCCHEQCAAGCTGPKHSDCLACLHFNHSGICELHCPALVTYNTDTFESMPNPEGRYTFGASCVTTCPYNYLSTDVGSCTLVCPLNNQEVTAEDGTQRCEKCSKPCARVCYGLGMEHLREVRAVTSANIQEFAGCKKIFGSLAFVPESFEGDQASNTAPLQPEQLRVFESLEEITGYLYISAWPDSLPDLHVFQNLRVIRGRVLHDGAYSLTLQGLGIRWLGLRSLRELGSGLALIHRNARLCFVHTVPWDQLFRNPHQALLHSANRPEVECVGEGLACYPLCAHGHCWGPGPTQCVNCSQFLRGQQCVEECRVLQGLPREYVKDRYCLPCHPECQPQNGSVTCFGSEADQCVACTHYKDPPFCVARCPSGVKPDLSFMPIWKFPDEEGMCQPCPINCTHSCVDLDDKGCPAEQRASPVTSIIAAVVGILLVVVVGLVFGILVKRRRQKIRKYTMRRLLQETELVEPLTPSGAMPNQAQMRILKETELRKVKVLGSGAFGTVYKGIWIPDGENVKIPVAIKVLRENTSPKANKEILDEAYVMAGVGSPYVSRLLGICLTSTVQLVTQLMPYGCLLDHVREHRGRLGSQDLLNWCVQIAKGMSYLEDVRLVHRDLAARNVLVKSPNHVKITDFGLARLLDIDETEYHADGGKVPIKWMALESILRRRFTHQSDVWSYGVTVWELMTFGAKPYDGIPAREIPDLLEKGERLPQPPICTIDVYMIMVKCWMIDSECRPRFRELVAEFSRMARDPQRFVVIQNEDLGPPSPLDSTFYRSLLEDDDMGDLVDAEEYLVPQQGFFCPDPAPGSGGTAHHRHRSTSTRSGGGELTLGLEPSEEEPPTSPLAPSEGAGSDVFDGDLGMGAAKGLQNLPQHDSSPLQRYSEDPTEPLPPETDGYVAPLTYSPQPEYVNQPEVRPQPPSPLEGPRPPPRPAGSTLERPKTLSPGKNGVVKDIFAFGAAVENPEYLAPRGRAAPQSHSSPAFSPAFDNLYYWDQDPSERGSPPSTFEGTPTAENPEYLGLDMPV, encoded by the exons ATGCAGATAGACACCAACCGCTCACGGGCCT GCCCACCCTGTTCTCCAGCTTGTAAAGCTCCCCACTGCTGGGGAGAAAGTTCCAAGGACTGTCAGAGCT TGACGCGAACCGTCTGTGCCAGCGGCTGTGCCCGCTGTAAGGGCCCGCAGCCCACCGACTGCTGCCACGAGCAGTGTGCTGCCGGCTGCACGGGCCCCAAGCACTCTGACTGTCTG GCCTGCCTCCACTTCAACCACAGTGGCATCTGTGAGCTGCACTGCCCAGCTCTGGTCACCTACAACACGGACACCTTCGAGTCCATGCCCAACCCCGAGGGCCGTTATACCTTCGGCGCCAGCTGCGTGACCACCTGTCCTT ACAACTACCTGTCCACGGACGTGGGATCCTGCACCCTGGTTTGTCCCCTGAACAACCAAGAGGTGACAGCTGAGGATGGAACCCAGCGGTGTGAGAAATGCAGCAAGCCCTGTGCCCGAG tGTGCTATGGTCTGGGCATGGAACACCTGCGGGAGGTGAGGGCGGTCACCAGTGCCAACATCCAGGAGTTTGCTGGCTGCAAGAAGATCTTTGGGAGCCTGGCGTTTGTGCCGGAGAGCTTTGAGGG GGACCAAGCCTCCAACACTGCCCCCCTACAGCCTGAGCAGCTCAGAGTATTTGAGTCTCTGGAGGAGATCACAG GTTACCTGTACATCTCAGCGTGGCCAGACAGCCTGCCGGACCTCCACGTCTTCCAGAATCTGCGAGTAATCCGGGGACGAGTTCTGCATGA TGGTGCCTACTCGCTGACCCTGCAAGGGCTGGGCATCCGCTGGCTGGGGCTGCGCTCTCTGCGGGAACTGGGCAGTGGGCTGGCCCTCATCCACCGCAACGCCCGCCTCTGCTTTGTACACACGGTGCCCTGGGACCAGCTCTTCCGGAACCCCCACCAGGCCCTGCTCCACAGTGCCAACCGGCCAGAGGTCGAGTGCG TGGGCGAGGGCCTGGCCTGCTACCCGCTGTGTGCCCACGGGCACTGCTGGGGTCCAGGGCCCACCCAGTGCGTCAACTGCAGCCAGTTCCTCCGGGGCCAGCAGTGCGTGGAAGAATGCCGAGTACTGCAGGG GCTCCCCCGGGAGTACGTGAAGGACAGGTACTGTCTGCCGTGCCACCCCGAGTGTCAGCCCCAGAATGGCTCAGTGACCTGCTTTGGCTCG gaggctgACCAGTGTGTGGCTTGCACCCACTACAAGGATCCTCCCTTCTGCGTGGCTCGCTGCCCCAGTGGTGTGAAGCCTGACCTCTCCTTCATGCCCATCTGGAAGTTCCCAGATGAGGAGGGCATGTGCCAGCCATGCCCCATCAACTGCACCCACTC CTGTGTGGACCTGGATGACAAGGGCTGCCCCGCTGAGCAGAGAGCCAG ccccgtgACGTCCATCATTGCCGCTGTGGTGGGCATTCTGCTGGTCGTCGTCGTGGGGCTGGTCTTCGGCATCCTCGTCAAGCGGCGGCGGCAGAAGATCCGAAAGTACACGATGCGGCGGCTGCTGCAGGAGACAGAG CTGGTGGAGCCCCTGACACCGAGCGGAGCGATGCCAAATCAGGCTCAGATGCGGATCCTGAAAGAGACAGAGCTGAGGAAGGTGAAGGTGCTTGGATCCGGAGCTTTTGGTACCGTCTACAAG gGCATCTGGATCCCCGATGGGGAAAATGTGAAAATCCCAGTGGCCATCAAAGTGTTGAGGGAAAACACATCCCCCAAAGCCAACAAAGAAATCTTGGAC GAAGCATATGTGATGGCTGGTGTAGGGTCCCCATACGTGTCCCGCCTTCTGGGCATCTGCCTGACATCCACGGTGCAGCTGGTGACACAGCTTATGCCCTATGGCTGCCTCCTAGACCACGTCCGGGAGCACCGCGGGCGCCTGGGCTCCCAGGACCTGCTGAACTGGTGTGTGCAGATTGCCAAG GGGATGAGCTACTTGGAGGATGTGCGGCTCGTGCACAGGGACCTAGCTGCCCGGAATGTGCTGGTCAAGAGTCCCAACCATGTCAAGATTACAGACTTCGGGCTGGCTCGGCTGCTGGACATTGATGAGACAGAGTACCATGCGGATGGGGGCAAG GTGCCCATCAAGTGGATGGCGTTGGAGTCCATTCTCCGCCGGCGGTTCACCCACCAGAGTGATGTGTGGAGCTATG GTGTGACTGTGTGGGAGCTGATGACTTTTGGGGCCAAACCTTACGATGGGATCCCAGCCCGGGAGATCCCTGACCTCCTGGAGAAGGGGGAGCGGCTGCCCCAGCCCCCCATCTGCACCATTGATGTCTACATGATCATGGTCAAAT gtTGGATGATCGACTCTGAATGTCGGCCAAGGTTCCGGGAGTTGGTGGCCGAATTCTCCCGCATGGCCAGGGACCCCCAGCGCTTTGTGGTCATCCAG AATGAAGACTTGggccctcccagccccttggACAGCACCTTCTACCGCTCGCTGCTGGAGGATGATGACATGGGGGACCTGGTGGATGCTGAGGAGTACCTGGTACCCCAGCAAGGCTTCTTCTGCCCAGACCCTGCCCCGGGCTCTGGGGGCACAGCCCACCACAGGCACCGCAGCACATCCACCAGG AGTGGCGGTGGTGAGCTGACGCTGGGTCTGGAGCCCTCGGAGGAGGAGCCCCCCACGTCTCCACTGGCACCTTCCGAAGGGGCTGGCTCTGATGTGTTTGACGGCGACTTGGGAATGGGGGCAGCCAAGGGGCTGCAGAACCTCCCCCAACATGACTCCAGCCCTCTACAGCGGTACAGCGAGGACCCCACAGAACCGCTTCCTCCCGAGACCGATGGCTACGTTGCCCCCCTGACCTACAGCCCCCAGCCCG AATACGTGAACCAGCCAGAGGTTCGGCCACAGCCCCCCTCACCCCTAGAGGGTCCTCGGCCTCCTCCTCGACCTGCCGGTTCCACTCTGGAAAGGCCCAAGACTCTCTCCCCTGGGAAGAATGGGGTTGTCAAAGACATTTTTGCCTTTGGGGCTGCCGTGGAGAACCCCGAGTACTTGGCACCCCGGGGCAGGGCTGCCCCTCAGTCCCACTCTTCTCCGGCCTTCAGCCCAGCCTTTGACAACCTCTATTACTGGGACCAGGACCCATCAGAGCGGGGCTCTCCACCCAGCACCTTTGAAGGGACCCCTACAGCAGAGAACCCTGAGTACCTGGGTCTGGACATGCCAGTATGA